One genomic window of Lepeophtheirus salmonis chromosome 5, UVic_Lsal_1.4, whole genome shotgun sequence includes the following:
- the LOC121118454 gene encoding putative defense protein 3, with protein MPEAYYKGAPDVQCLYMTPKHGFQPQIEPPSIEFVSPKGLNKTTDSESLPHIDVVLKSSTGMFKGFFIRAEAYGVTKGERKGIGKWWVNDTGVQYLHCFGAIQSSITHTGNVFALNEVRATWSPPLDYEGTIVFRATVVQDFKTYWKDISSDLVTFIRIPSSPQHKLRSPRKNMEENDAHTQLRETSTTTLKSTPSLSTQNQTARQKLKISGYPFSWLGEGDSGSRSTDPIDFLLFSYLCSFIIFIIISNLY; from the exons ATGCCGGAAGCTTACTACAAGGGAGCACCTGACGTCCAATGTCTTTACATGACACCAAAACATGGATTTCAACCACAAATTGAGCCACCATCCATCGAGTTTGTATCTCCAAAAGgattaaataaaacaacagACTCTGAATCCCTTCCCCATATTGATGTAGTACTCAAAAGTTCCACAGGGATGTTTAAAGGATTCTTCATACGAGCGGAGGCATATGGGGTTACCAAAGGTGAAAGAAAAG GAATTGGCAAATGGTGGGTAAATGACACAGGAGTACAGTACCTTCACTGCTTCGGAGCAATTCAAAGCTCAATAACTCATACAGGAAATGTTTTTGCACTTAATGAAGTCCGTGCCACATGGAGTCCTCCTCTTGACTATGAAGGCACCATTGTTTTCCGTGCAACAGTTGTACAAGACTTTAAAACCTATTGGAAAGACATTTCATCAGATCTCGTCACTTTTATTAGGATCCCTTCTTCTCCACAGCATAAACTACGAAGCCCGAGGaaaaatatggaagaaaatGATGCGCACACTCAACTAAGAGAAACATCAACGACAACTTTAAAATCAACTCCTTCGCtctcaacacaaaatcaaacaGCCcgtcaaaagttgaaaataagcGGATACCCGTTCTCTTGGTTGGGTGAAGGAGACTCTGGGTCCCGCTCCACAGATCCAATTGACTTTCTTCTATTTTCATATCTATgtagtttcattatttttattattataagcaatttatactaa